DNA from Candidatus Bathyarchaeota archaeon:
TCCAAGTTAAACCCAGACATAATTTTTATAGCAACAAAAGCTTGCATTTTGAAAGTAATTCTCCCAGAAATTAAACAAATATACAAACCTGAAATGAAGATAGTTAGTTTCGAAAACGGACTCGACAATGAACAATTCATCACTAAAAGTCTAGGAATCGATACCGCATATCGGGTGGTCATCAATTATGCTGGAAATACGATAGGTCTCGGAAATGTTAAGATGAACTGGTTCCAACCGCCAAATTATGTCGGTGCTTTCTGCAAGGGAGAATACACCACTGATGAGACAACCAAATACATTTCCAACATGATGACATGCTCTGGACTGACAACACATGAAGCACCTGACATCAAAAAAAACGTGTGGGAAAAAACCATCTTGAACTCTGCTCTTTGCTCAATCTGCGCCGTAACTGGACAAACCATGAAAGAAGCAATAGAATTCGAACATACTCGCGATCTTGCAGTAAAAATACTCGAAGAAGGACTAGAAGTGGCAAAAACAGATGGATACGACTTCGGCAAGGGTTCCCTAAGTCGGTTTACATCATATCTCGAAAAGGGTGGAGCTCATAAGCCGTCCATGCTTATAGACGTTGAGAACAAAAACCTAACTGAAGTTGATTTCATGAGCGGAGCAATAGCTCACTATGGAGAAAAATATGGAATTCCAACACCTGTCAATTCCACATTCACAAGCTTGCTGAAAACCATAGAAAATCAATATTGAAATGGTTAGAAGTATGTTCAATGAAGTTTAGACAGCATCAAACCCAAATCCTTAAAATAAAAGGATAATGTCCATTCCTGTTCGAACCGTTTGAGAACAATACTGCCGAAGGAGTATCACTAATGAATGTTCTAAGTCCCTTCAGAAATTTGGTTTTGACAAGACATGATATAGCGAAAAGTTGGAAAACCAAAGGCAAACATGTAATTGGCTGGAGTTGTACCTATACTCCAGAAGAGCTCATCTACGCGGCAAATGCGCTACCTGTCATGGTTTTTGGAGATCTTGAAAGCACAAAACTCGCTGATATCTACCTGCCAATTAACACATGCTCTTTTGCACGTAGCTGTTTCAACTCATCTCTAAAAGGAGACAACGACTATCTAGACGGATTTGTTGCATCAAGCAGCTGCGATAACCGAAACAAAATTTTTGACATGTGGAGATACCATATTAAAATTCCATATATACACTTTATAAACACCCCGCACACGAGAACCGAAAGGGCGCACAACTTCTTTTATGAAGAAATTTTGAGGTTTAAGACATCATTGGAAAAGGCTTTTGGAAAAACAATTTCTGATGGTGCGCTAAAGAATGCAATCCAAGTTTACAACGAGAACAGGCTTTTTTTGAAGAAAGTTTATGATTTGAGGATGAATGATCCTCCGCTGATCTCTGGGGTTGAAGCATTAGAAATTGTCCTTTCCAGCATGGTGACGTCAAAAGAGGAACATAACAAGTTGCTGAACCATCTGCTAACTGAAGTTTCCAATCGTGCTGAGATGCCTAAAGGCGGCGTAAGACTGCTTGTTTCTGGAAGCGTTATGGATAACTCAGAGCTGCTTAAGATTGTTGAGGCTGTGGGCGGCAGCGTTGTTGCCGATGATTGGTGTACGGGTTCAAGGTATTTTTGGGATCTCGTTGATTCTGACGGTGATCCGTTGCACACCATTGCTGAAAGGTATCTAAACAAGATTCCGTCGTCTTTCATGGTTGAGGGTGAAGAAAGATTTGGGCACACAACTGAGATGGCGAAACGGTTTGATGTTGAGGCAGCGATAATTTTTGTTCTGAAGTTTTGTGACACTCATCTATTTGATGCTCCCCAACTTATGGAAGAGCTGAAGGCTCTGGGTCTGCCAGTTTTGTATTTAGAGT
Protein-coding regions in this window:
- a CDS encoding 2-dehydropantoate 2-reductase, with translation MEGKKPTIGIIGLGPAGSILAAHLAKAGEDIIVEDIVQKLLLTIKQEGLHISGIKELTAKIDKTTSSMSEFSKLNPDIIFIATKACILKVILPEIKQIYKPEMKIVSFENGLDNEQFITKSLGIDTAYRVVINYAGNTIGLGNVKMNWFQPPNYVGAFCKGEYTTDETTKYISNMMTCSGLTTHEAPDIKKNVWEKTILNSALCSICAVTGQTMKEAIEFEHTRDLAVKILEEGLEVAKTDGYDFGKGSLSRFTSYLEKGGAHKPSMLIDVENKNLTEVDFMSGAIAHYGEKYGIPTPVNSTFTSLLKTIENQY
- a CDS encoding 2-hydroxyacyl-CoA dehydratase family protein → MNVLSPFRNLVLTRHDIAKSWKTKGKHVIGWSCTYTPEELIYAANALPVMVFGDLESTKLADIYLPINTCSFARSCFNSSLKGDNDYLDGFVASSSCDNRNKIFDMWRYHIKIPYIHFINTPHTRTERAHNFFYEEILRFKTSLEKAFGKTISDGALKNAIQVYNENRLFLKKVYDLRMNDPPLISGVEALEIVLSSMVTSKEEHNKLLNHLLTEVSNRAEMPKGGVRLLVSGSVMDNSELLKIVEAVGGSVVADDWCTGSRYFWDLVDSDGDPLHTIAERYLNKIPSSFMVEGEERFGHTTEMAKRFDVEAAIIFVLKFCDTHLFDAPQLMEELKALGLPVLYLEWEHSLSGLAQLKTRIEAFIEMVGGIE